A stretch of the Tachysurus fulvidraco isolate hzauxx_2018 chromosome 18, HZAU_PFXX_2.0, whole genome shotgun sequence genome encodes the following:
- the LOC113648803 gene encoding cyclic nucleotide-gated channel cone photoreceptor subunit alpha: MVVSQHWFNTPHWVPPASHISMTPQCSQTEKELMKDDKQDEEEKDKDDKKEDKDYNQKNMKKISCFNELQTDYTMLWVALDYTSDVIYYIDTFIRSRTGFLEQGLLVKDSKMLWERYKKTPQFKCDLISMIPTDILMLQFGINSPELRFNRLFKLARLFEFFYQTETRTNLPNTFRIGNLVLYILIIIHWNACIFFAISKTLGFGTDTWVYPNISEPKYARLSRKYTYCLYWSTLTLTTIGQTPQPARDIEYLFVVADFLTGVLIFATIVGNVGAMISNMNASRAQFQAKIDLIKQYLQFRKVNKDLEVRVVKWFDYLWRTDKTGNEKEVLKYLPDKLKAEIAISVHLETLRKVRIFQDCEAGLLIELVLKLQPQVFGPGDYVCKKGDIGREMYIIKDGNLAVVADDGITQFVVLSDGAYFGEISILGIKGSKAGNRRTANIRSVGYSDLFALSKDDLMEALIEYPEAKTILEEKGKAILMKDSLIDETVANQSDAKEIEDKVTVMETNLEMMQTKLTHISAQWAASRARVKQKIINMEDRVKASSLHEQTEKCVIAF, translated from the exons ATGGTGGTTTCTCAGCACTGGTTCAACACCCCACACTGGGTTCCACCTGCCTCCCATATTTCTATGACACCACAGTGCTCCCAAACTGAAAAG GAGCTCATGAAAGATGACAAGCAagatgaagaagagaaagacaaagatgaCAAGAAAGAGGACAAAGATTACAACcaaaagaacatgaaaaaaat ATCCTGTTTCAATGAACTCCAAACAGATTACACCATGCTATGGGTAGCACTGGACTATACTTCAGATGTTATCTACTACATTGACACTTTTATAAGATCCAGAACAG GATTTCTGGAACAAGGACTGCTGGTCAAAGATTCAAAGATGCTTTGGGAACGCTACAAAAAGACACCCCAATTTAAATGTGACCTGATAAGCATGATACCAACAGATATATTGATGTTACAATTTGGCATTAACAGCCCAGAGCTTAGATTCAATCGCCTTTTCAAGTTGGCTCGTCTATTTGAGTTTTTTTACCAGACTGAGACAAGGACCAACCTTCCTAATACATTTAGAATTGGCAACCTTGTACTCTATATTTTAATTATCATTCATTGGAATGCCTGCATTTTTTTTGCTATCTCCAAAACACTTGGCTTTGGGACTGATACCTGGGTCTACCCTAACATTAGCGAGCCTAAGTATGCCCGTCTGTCTAGGAAGTATACCTATTGCCTGTACTGGTCCACACTCACCCTTACCACTATTGGACAAACCCCACAACCTGCTAGAGATATCGAGTATTTGTTTGTGGTTGCTGATTTTCTCACCGGTGTGCTAATTTTTGCAACTATCGTTGGTAATGTTGGTGCCATGATATCCAACATGAATGCTTCACGTGCTCAATTTCAAGCCAAGATTGACTTAATTAAACAGTATTTGCAGTTTCGGAAGGTCAATAAAGATCTGGAGGTCCGTGTTGTCAAGTGGTTTGACTACCTTTGGAGAACAGACAAGACTGGTAATGAAAAGGAAGTTCTTAAATACCTACCAGATAAACTAAAGGCAGAGATTGCCATCAGTGTGCATTTGGAAACACTGAGGAAGGTGCGTATTTTTCAGGATTGTGAGGCGGGACTTCTTATCGAGCTAGTGCTCAAGCTTCAGCCGCAGGTCTTCGGTCCTGGAGACTATGTCTGCAAGAAGGGTGACATTGGTCGTGAAATGTATATTATCAAAGACGGTAATCTGGCGGTAGTAGCTGATGATGGTATAACACAATTTGTTGTACTGAGTGATGGTGCATATTTTGGTGAGATCAGTATCTTAGGCATCAAGGGCAGTAAAGCAGGGAATCGTAGGACTGCCAACATTCGTAGTGTGGGTTACTCTGACCTCTTCGCCCTCTCAAAAGATGACCTCATGGAGGCCTTGATTGAATATCCAGAAGCCAAGACCATTCTGGAAGAAAAAGGTAAGGCCATTTTGATGAAGGATAGCTTGATTGATGAGACAGTAGCCAACCAATCAGATGCCAAAGAAATTGAAGACAAGGTGACTGTAATGGAAACTAATCTAGAGATGATGCAAACCAAATTAACACACATATCAGCACAGTGGGCAGCCAGCAGGGCTAGAGTCAAGCAAAAGATCATCAATATGGAGGATAGAGTTAAAGCATCCTCGTTgcatgaacaaacagagaaatgtGTGATTGCTTTCTAA